The window ATAAAATCGTTGAAACATTTAAAAAAGAGATGGAAAAAGCAAAAAACGATCTTGATTTTGAAAAGGCAGCTATATTCAGGGATGAATTGGAAGGGATTTTATCGATTTTGGAGAAACAAAGAGTGGTTAGTGAAAAAAATGTGTCTTTCGATTTATTTGCCCTGGTAACAGAGGGGAAATTAGGTTGCATTACTGAAGTAAGTGTGAGGAACGGGAGAATTATTTATTCTTATCCTTTTATACTGAGTGTTCCCCTACAGAAAGAAAAGGGAGAGATTATGCAGGAATTTTTTCTTATGCATCCATTTCATCTTAATAGCAGTAAAATTTATGTGGAATCAGTTCTTCCCGATAAAGAATTAGTAAAGGAATTTGTGAAAGAAACAAAAGGATTTAAAATTCAGTTTGCTACTCCACGCGGAAAACTTCAGAAAGATATTTTATCTGTAGCGCAGGAAAATGCATCTACGCATCTAAGGAATTATACAGAGAAGCGTAAGGGATCAAAAAATAAAAAAGCACTCAACGGGTTGAGAAATGTTTTTCATCTCAAAGAGCTTCCTGTGCGTATTGAAGGGTACGACATTTCTAATATTTCGGGAAAAGATGCTGTAGGTTCAATGGTCGTTTTTACAGAAGGGAAGCCAGACAAAAATGAATACAGAAAATTTCGAATTAAATATGTAGAAGGGCCAGATGATTATGCTATGCTAAAAGAAGTATTGTTCAGAAGGTTCAAAAACGATTCAGCTTCTTTTAAGAGAGATCCTGATATCATTCTGATTGATGGTGGGAAAGGGCAATTAAGCGCGGCAATGAAAATTAAAAAGTTGATGGAACTAAAAGTATTTGTTGCATCCCTTGCAAAAAAAGAAGAGCTAATTTTTGTAGAAGAAAGGAATGAACCCATAAAACTTTCAAGGGATTCAGAGGAGCTTATGCTTTTGCAGCGTGTCAGAGATGAATCTCATCGCTTTGCAAAAGCATATTTTCAAAAAGTGCACAAGAAATCTATGTTAAAGGAGGCGTAAGCATGAAAAGAAGAATTATAGCTTCTTGGATTATTAACGCTATTTCATTTTTTATTGTAAGCCAAATTGTGGCGGGAATGCAATTTGAGAATTTTGTAAGTATATTGCTGGCGGGTATTGTGCTTGGCATTGTAAACGCTACACTGAAGCCACTCTTTATTGTAATTTCTCTTCCTATAAGCGTGCTTACACTGGGTCTATTCCTTATCATTATCAACGCTATAATGCTTGAAATTGTAGTGGCAATTGTCCCAGGATTTTCACTTGTTTCTTTTTGGACAGCTATATGGGGATCTATTCTTTTGTCGATTGTGAGTATGATTATTATGCATGTGTTGTTTCCAAGGCGGAGAACTGCTTGAAAGAGCAAGATAAAGCTATATTGGTTGAGATTGTAGAGCCGGGTAAACGGGAAATTTCTTTAGATTCTTTTGAAGAATTTAGAACGCTTGCTCAAACATTAAATCTTGAGATTGTTGCAGAGACGACGCAAATCATAAAACAACCAAATTATGCATTTTTTATTGGTAAAGGCAAGCTGAATGAGATTAAGCAGATTGTGAAACTGCTTGAGCCTAAATATGTTTTCGTTAATGCTGCACTTTCATACCTTCAACTTAAGAATATTTCAGCAGAGGTTGGCATTCCCTGTATTGATAGGGCTCATCTTATTCTTATGATATTTGCCATGAGAGCTAAAACAAGAGAAGGGAAGTTGCAAATAGAACTTTCTGAATTAAAAATGCGTCTTCCCGATATTGTGCACAGCGAGAAATTTCTTGACCAACAGGTAGGTTCAGAGATTGGATTAAAAGGACCTGGAGAAAAAAAGATAGAGGTTAGGCGGAGATTTGTTGAGCGTCGAATTAAAGTTTTAGAAAAGAAGCTATTAACTATTGGAAAGCAGAGAGAATTAAGAAGGAAGAGGAGAAGGAAAAGCAACATACCGATAATTGCAATTGTTGGATACACAAACAGCGGTAAATCTACACTTTTAAATGGAATTACGTCATCTAACGCATACGTTGAAAATATGCTTTTTTCAACCATTGATACTCTTGTAAGAAAGGGCAACTTAAATGATGGCACAGAAGCATTATTTGTGGATACAATTGGCTTTATAAGGGATTTTCCGCATCCTTTGATATATGCTTTCCATTCTACTCTCGAAGAGGTTTTAGATGCATGGATTATTTTACATGTTGTGGATATATCTGTACCAGATTTTAGAGAGAAAATTGATTCTATGGAGGAAACCTTACTAGAGTTAAAAGCTTCACATATTCCGCGAATACTTGTTTTTAATAAAACTGACAAAATTTCGGATGAGAAACTTCTGCAATATAAAAACTTGTTTAAAGAAGCTGTTTTTATTTCTGCACTGAACGGGGAAGGAATAGATAATCTCAAGGACAGAATTAGAAAAGAACTTTCGCTGTTATTTATAAGGCGTACTATACTTGTTCCTTATACAGAGCAAAGCATTATTGCGATGGCTTATAAGGAAACAAGAGTATTGGAGCGGAGAGATAGTGAAGATGGAGTTTACCTTACTATTGAGGGATTTAAAGGAAATGTGGAAAAGTTTGAGCAGTTTTTTGTATTTCCTTGAAAATCTTTTTTTTATGTATAAAATTTAGTTTATGAACGGCATAAATTATGTAGATGTGGCAATATTTGTCCTTCTTCTTATTGCTGTTGTTCAAGGAATAAGAAAGGGTATTGTAATTCCTATTTTTGATATTGTAGGGCTTGTTGCAGGATGGTTTATTGCAAAAACTAATGCTTTTGTATTTGGCATTTACCTGGATAGCCGATTCAATATAGGTTCATATTTTTATGATAAAGTATTTAACATTGTAAAGCTTCCACCAGAAGTAGGCAATTTGCCTGCAGATAATACAACTGTTATCAATGCGATTAAAACACTACATTTCCCTTCTTTTTTGCAGAATCTTTTTTTTGAAGGGACAATTCCTTCCGGATTTACAGTACAGCAGTTTTTAGCAAGCAGGATTTCACAGAGTATTGTTACAGGTATTGCTTTTCTTGTTATTCTGCTTGGGGTATTCATACTGTTTAGGATAGCAGGA is drawn from Caldisericota bacterium and contains these coding sequences:
- the uvrC gene encoding excinuclease ABC subunit UvrC; amino-acid sequence: MQNSLLFPEEIKYLPSCPGVYIMKGIKGEILYVGKANILKKRVQSYLRPSDPKTTVLVKKIKTVDFIVVNSESEALLLESNLIKKYKPWFNIVLVDDVNYPYIKITDEKYPRFLKVYRRRGKKGEYFGPFPHGKAIQLSIRALRKVFPVRTCNIKIPDGKKIEPCLLYHMGLCSAPCAHKITAKEYNKIVESLKFFLRGEGNKIVETFKKEMEKAKNDLDFEKAAIFRDELEGILSILEKQRVVSEKNVSFDLFALVTEGKLGCITEVSVRNGRIIYSYPFILSVPLQKEKGEIMQEFFLMHPFHLNSSKIYVESVLPDKELVKEFVKETKGFKIQFATPRGKLQKDILSVAQENASTHLRNYTEKRKGSKNKKALNGLRNVFHLKELPVRIEGYDISNISGKDAVGSMVVFTEGKPDKNEYRKFRIKYVEGPDDYAMLKEVLFRRFKNDSASFKRDPDIILIDGGKGQLSAAMKIKKLMELKVFVASLAKKEELIFVEERNEPIKLSRDSEELMLLQRVRDESHRFAKAYFQKVHKKSMLKEA
- a CDS encoding phage holin family protein, encoding MKRRIIASWIINAISFFIVSQIVAGMQFENFVSILLAGIVLGIVNATLKPLFIVISLPISVLTLGLFLIIINAIMLEIVVAIVPGFSLVSFWTAIWGSILLSIVSMIIMHVLFPRRRTA
- the hflX gene encoding GTPase HflX, with amino-acid sequence MKEQDKAILVEIVEPGKREISLDSFEEFRTLAQTLNLEIVAETTQIIKQPNYAFFIGKGKLNEIKQIVKLLEPKYVFVNAALSYLQLKNISAEVGIPCIDRAHLILMIFAMRAKTREGKLQIELSELKMRLPDIVHSEKFLDQQVGSEIGLKGPGEKKIEVRRRFVERRIKVLEKKLLTIGKQRELRRKRRRKSNIPIIAIVGYTNSGKSTLLNGITSSNAYVENMLFSTIDTLVRKGNLNDGTEALFVDTIGFIRDFPHPLIYAFHSTLEEVLDAWIILHVVDISVPDFREKIDSMEETLLELKASHIPRILVFNKTDKISDEKLLQYKNLFKEAVFISALNGEGIDNLKDRIRKELSLLFIRRTILVPYTEQSIIAMAYKETRVLERRDSEDGVYLTIEGFKGNVEKFEQFFVFP
- a CDS encoding CvpA family protein produces the protein MNGINYVDVAIFVLLLIAVVQGIRKGIVIPIFDIVGLVAGWFIAKTNAFVFGIYLDSRFNIGSYFYDKVFNIVKLPPEVGNLPADNTTVINAIKTLHFPSFLQNLFFEGTIPSGFTVQQFLASRISQSIVTGIAFLVILLGVFILFRIAGVIVRRIVRVSPFLKWFDSFFGALLKFVFTYAIIFIIIQVILSAYGYLHLTENEFIYQIETSKFYTIGVKIFPIIKEKIILLIVSAGQ